The following proteins come from a genomic window of Vallitaleaceae bacterium 9-2:
- a CDS encoding ABC-F family ATP-binding cassette domain-containing protein — MLDITINSIGKTYFGNPVFTDVSLEVKQGECVGLLGDNGTGKTTVFKMIMGEEKHDYGEIFIRKGIKVGYFRQQVLVYEQKKVREVLFEAFDELLKIYEAMQQMQRLLESECDVEENMYKLGQLQVKYETMDGYAIDEKLSKITIGMQLEELLNHRFDTLSGGEQMRVALAKLLLEEPDVLLLDEPTNHLDIETAQWLENYLKAYQGSIVIVSHDRYFLDQVMQKAYEIKNGTTDVYHGNYSDYLIERKERYENRVKHYEVQQKKRKQMEDAAKQMRIWAQQGDNEKMFKRAQSMEKRLERMEKIDKPVEDANHMRLAFETQTKAGKCMLNMENASVSIGERLLIDQANLKVMAGERIGLIGANGCGKTTLIRSILNSKHISPSAVVGYLEQNITFDIKGGTVLETLRHYHPSDETTLRQRLAKYEFKGEDVFKRVETLSGGERVRLMLCIIVLSKVNFMLLDEPTNHIDIKTKEILEKALLDFDGTLIFISHDRYFLNRLAERIVEIRDQKLIAYVGNYEYYRQERQKEKERQLQAQRHREQEVKQWTEQKTNKVQKNNQNPWKVREMEADIEAIEQELSKLRAHLHTAGSDYEQALEYTRQIEVAEEKLETLMEQYFSFIE; from the coding sequence ATGTTAGATATTACAATAAATTCAATCGGGAAAACATATTTTGGCAATCCGGTGTTTACGGATGTTTCATTAGAAGTTAAGCAAGGAGAATGTGTAGGGTTACTTGGGGACAATGGGACCGGAAAAACGACGGTTTTTAAAATGATCATGGGAGAAGAAAAGCATGATTATGGAGAGATTTTTATTCGAAAAGGTATCAAAGTAGGATATTTTCGTCAACAAGTACTTGTCTATGAGCAAAAAAAGGTGAGGGAAGTTCTTTTTGAAGCATTCGATGAATTACTAAAAATTTATGAAGCGATGCAGCAGATGCAAAGATTGCTTGAGTCTGAGTGTGATGTGGAAGAAAATATGTATAAGCTTGGGCAGCTGCAGGTGAAGTATGAGACAATGGATGGTTATGCAATCGATGAAAAGCTCTCAAAAATCACGATAGGTATGCAGCTGGAAGAATTGTTAAATCATCGCTTTGATACGCTTAGTGGAGGCGAGCAGATGCGTGTTGCGCTAGCAAAGCTATTACTTGAAGAGCCGGATGTGCTCTTACTGGATGAACCGACGAATCATCTGGACATTGAGACGGCGCAGTGGCTTGAAAACTATCTAAAAGCTTATCAAGGATCCATTGTTATCGTATCTCATGACCGCTATTTTTTAGATCAAGTTATGCAAAAAGCCTATGAGATTAAAAACGGCACGACAGATGTCTACCACGGAAACTACTCAGACTACCTAATAGAACGTAAAGAGCGCTATGAAAATCGAGTGAAGCACTATGAAGTACAACAAAAAAAGCGTAAGCAGATGGAAGATGCGGCAAAACAAATGCGTATATGGGCGCAGCAAGGTGATAATGAGAAAATGTTCAAGCGGGCCCAGTCTATGGAGAAACGTCTGGAACGCATGGAAAAAATAGATAAACCCGTGGAGGATGCAAATCATATGCGGTTGGCTTTTGAGACCCAGACTAAAGCGGGTAAGTGTATGCTCAATATGGAGAATGCATCAGTATCCATTGGGGAGCGTCTTTTAATTGATCAGGCGAATCTCAAAGTCATGGCAGGAGAGCGTATCGGCTTGATTGGAGCGAACGGATGTGGTAAGACCACCTTGATTCGTAGTATTTTAAACTCTAAACACATTAGTCCAAGCGCAGTTGTTGGCTACCTTGAGCAAAATATAACCTTTGATATAAAAGGGGGTACGGTTCTTGAGACCTTAAGACATTATCATCCTTCGGATGAAACAACACTTCGACAACGTTTGGCCAAGTACGAGTTTAAAGGTGAAGATGTGTTTAAACGTGTGGAGACCCTATCAGGTGGAGAACGTGTTCGATTAATGTTGTGCATTATCGTACTTTCAAAAGTGAACTTTATGCTACTGGATGAACCCACCAATCATATTGATATCAAGACCAAAGAGATCCTTGAAAAAGCATTGCTTGATTTTGATGGAACGTTGATTTTTATTAGCCATGACCGATATTTTCTGAACCGATTGGCAGAACGAATCGTGGAAATACGTGACCAAAAACTCATCGCCTATGTGGGAAATTATGAGTATTATCGACAAGAGCGCCAAAAGGAAAAAGAACGTCAGTTGCAAGCACAGCGTCATAGAGAACAAGAAGTAAAACAATGGACGGAACAAAAGACGAATAAAGTGCAAAAAAACAATCAAAATCCATGGAAGGTCCGTGAAATGGAAGCGGATATTGAAGCCATTGAACAAGAACTATCAAAGCTAAGAGCGCATTTGCATACAGCTGGTTCAGACTATGAGCAAGCGCTTGAATATACTCGACAGATTGAAGTAGCAGAAGAAAAGCTAGAGACACTGATGGA
- a CDS encoding EFR1 family ferrodoxin (N-terminal region resembles flavodoxins. C-terminal ferrodoxin region binds two 4Fe-4S clusters.), with protein MVVIYFSGTGNTQFAAKYFAGCMKCPVYSIEQKVDFDGILNQNETVAFFYPVYCSDVPMIMRRFIDTYRRQLSGKQMIIYCTQMVFSGDGARRFTDLLEGINHKVIYARHLMMPNNISNLPVLSVNNHPKIDRRIKKVKKRIRRDVKAICNQQSRRQGFNVVSKYLGFLTQRAYLGPLEKKAQKDVRIRETCIQCGLCVRRCPMRNLKMSENGVQQKGVCTLCYRCVNLCPEKAITVLIHHEVKEQYKGI; from the coding sequence ATGGTAGTTATTTATTTTTCAGGAACAGGTAACACACAATTTGCAGCCAAATATTTTGCCGGATGCATGAAATGCCCGGTGTATAGTATTGAACAAAAAGTGGACTTTGATGGAATACTTAATCAAAATGAAACAGTGGCTTTTTTCTATCCGGTGTACTGTTCAGATGTACCGATGATCATGCGTCGCTTTATCGATACTTATCGACGCCAATTAAGTGGTAAACAGATGATCATCTATTGTACTCAGATGGTTTTTTCGGGAGATGGGGCGAGACGATTTACAGATTTACTGGAGGGAATCAATCACAAAGTAATCTATGCAAGACATCTAATGATGCCGAACAATATTAGCAATTTACCGGTGTTATCGGTGAATAATCATCCAAAGATTGATCGGCGGATCAAAAAAGTAAAAAAAAGAATTCGAAGAGATGTAAAAGCTATATGTAATCAACAATCACGTCGTCAAGGGTTTAATGTGGTTTCAAAATATCTAGGCTTCTTAACTCAACGTGCATACCTAGGACCATTGGAAAAAAAAGCACAAAAAGACGTACGAATTCGAGAGACATGCATTCAATGTGGTCTTTGTGTTCGTCGATGTCCAATGCGTAATTTGAAGATGAGTGAGAATGGAGTGCAACAAAAAGGTGTCTGTACATTATGTTATCGTTGTGTCAATTTATGTCCTGAAAAAGCGATTACAGTTCTTATTCATCATGAAGTCAAAGAACAGTATAAAGGAATATGA
- a CDS encoding GNAT family N-acetyltransferase, translated as MENIRIDKALYEDRDKINCFFERVLRYTFETNGIKDAVELLNEEIEDKRLYLEQSFKTKGQERCFLIAKIDEEIIASIEYGPSDDFMNECTNGELSHMPEVGTVFVHPDYHRRGIGKAMLRAMFNELSNRGIHEVCFDSGYQTAQKIWLKKFGEPAYLLKDYWGEDWHHMVWIIDVEKERIKETSDVTMSR; from the coding sequence ATGGAAAATATTCGAATCGATAAGGCATTATATGAAGACAGAGATAAAATCAATTGTTTTTTTGAACGGGTGTTACGATACACTTTTGAGACAAATGGTATCAAGGATGCGGTGGAGTTACTGAATGAAGAGATTGAAGATAAGCGTCTATATCTTGAACAATCTTTTAAAACGAAAGGACAAGAGCGATGCTTTTTGATTGCAAAAATTGATGAGGAGATTATTGCAAGTATTGAATATGGACCATCCGATGATTTTATGAATGAATGTACGAATGGCGAGCTTAGTCACATGCCGGAGGTAGGAACTGTGTTTGTTCACCCGGATTATCATAGACGAGGCATTGGAAAAGCGATGCTAAGGGCGATGTTTAATGAGCTTTCGAACCGAGGCATACACGAAGTATGCTTTGACAGTGGCTACCAAACAGCACAAAAAATATGGCTAAAAAAATTCGGAGAACCTGCATATCTATTAAAAGATTATTGGGGAGAAGATTGGCACCATATGGTGTGGATTATTGATGTAGAAAAAGAACGGATCAAAGAAACTAGTGATGTAACGATGAGCAGATAG